The following proteins come from a genomic window of Helicobacteraceae bacterium:
- the hisIE gene encoding bifunctional phosphoribosyl-AMP cyclohydrolase/phosphoribosyl-ATP diphosphatase HisIE produces the protein MTIDWAKNPLVPVVAQDSATKEVLMLAYADKQAYDLTLQTGFAHYFSRSRNRLWKKGEQSGNTQKIAEVLSDCDGDSLLYIVEQQGAACHTGRKSCFFTKADSGAPISDPITDPAELYGVVDCLYHTILERKSADPNVSYVASLFAKGENAALKKVIEEAGEMSLAIKDGDKAQIVYEAADLIFHMLAALASKEIAPDLIRAELKRREGVSGITEKSSRKS, from the coding sequence ATGACGATCGACTGGGCGAAAAATCCGCTTGTTCCAGTCGTGGCGCAAGATAGCGCGACGAAAGAGGTTTTAATGCTCGCCTACGCCGATAAGCAAGCCTACGATCTGACGCTTCAGACCGGTTTCGCGCACTACTTTTCGCGCTCGCGCAACCGACTGTGGAAAAAGGGCGAACAAAGCGGCAATACGCAAAAGATCGCGGAAGTTTTGTCCGATTGCGACGGGGACAGCCTGCTGTATATCGTCGAGCAACAAGGCGCGGCGTGCCATACGGGGCGTAAAAGTTGCTTTTTTACCAAAGCGGATAGCGGCGCGCCGATTAGCGATCCGATAACCGATCCGGCGGAACTTTACGGCGTCGTCGATTGCCTTTATCATACGATCTTGGAGCGCAAAAGCGCCGATCCGAACGTTTCGTATGTAGCCTCGCTGTTTGCCAAAGGCGAAAACGCCGCGCTAAAAAAGGTGATCGAGGAGGCGGGGGAGATGTCTTTGGCGATTAAGGACGGCGATAAAGCGCAGATCGTCTATGAAGCGGCGGATCTGATCTTTCATATGCTTGCGGCGCTCGCCTCTAAAGAGATCGCGCCCGATCTGATCCGCGCCGAGCTAAAGCGCCGCGAGGGCGTTAGCGGCATTACGGAAAAGTCCTCAAGAAAGAGTTAA
- a CDS encoding branched-chain amino acid transaminase, translating into MALKESQYIWLDGEFVAWKEAKVHVLSHSLHYANSAFEGLRAYPTDKGLAIFRLQDHTKRLLNTCKMSLLKCPFDAKTLNDAQIEVLRRNSFAPQTSVYIRPIVFVGYGVMGVYHLNSPISAAIAAWEWGAYLGDEGLEKGIRVKISSWTRNSVKSMMGKAKVAANYLNSQMAKCEAVEAGYDEALLLDSEGFVAEGSGECFFIVRDGVLITPPSENALESITQDSVIKIAGKLGIVTERRRLTRDEVYIADEAFFTGTAAEITPVREVDSRLIGDGKRGVLTKRLQEAYFDIVYGRDSNFSRFLTYI; encoded by the coding sequence ATGGCTCTCAAAGAATCGCAATATATCTGGCTTGACGGCGAGTTTGTCGCGTGGAAAGAGGCGAAAGTTCATGTTTTATCGCATTCGCTACACTACGCCAACTCCGCCTTTGAAGGTTTGCGCGCCTATCCGACGGACAAAGGACTAGCGATCTTTCGCCTGCAAGATCACACCAAGCGGCTGTTGAACACTTGTAAAATGTCGCTCTTAAAATGTCCGTTTGACGCGAAAACGTTGAACGACGCGCAGATAGAGGTGTTGCGTAGAAACAGCTTCGCGCCGCAAACTAGCGTCTATATCCGTCCGATCGTCTTTGTCGGCTACGGCGTGATGGGGGTTTATCATCTTAACTCGCCAATTAGCGCGGCGATCGCCGCGTGGGAGTGGGGCGCGTATCTTGGCGACGAGGGGTTAGAAAAAGGCATTCGCGTAAAAATAAGCTCTTGGACGAGAAACTCGGTCAAATCGATGATGGGCAAAGCCAAAGTCGCCGCCAACTACCTTAATTCGCAGATGGCAAAGTGCGAAGCGGTCGAGGCGGGCTACGACGAGGCGCTGTTGCTCGATAGCGAAGGGTTTGTCGCCGAAGGCAGCGGGGAGTGCTTTTTTATCGTCCGCGACGGCGTTTTGATTACGCCGCCAAGCGAAAACGCGCTGGAGTCGATCACGCAGGACTCTGTGATAAAAATCGCGGGCAAACTTGGGATCGTTACGGAGCGCCGCCGCCTTACGCGCGACGAGGTTTATATCGCCGACGAGGCGTTTTTCACAGGCACCGCCGCGGAGATTACGCCCGTTAGAGAGGTCGATTCGCGCTTGATCGGCGACGGAAAACGCGGCGTTTTGACCAAGCGGTTGCAAGAGGCGTATTTTGATATTGTATATGGGCGCGACTCCAACTTTTCGCGCTTTTTAACTTATATATAA
- a CDS encoding M48 family metallopeptidase has product MEQEIVIVRKSAIKRWRLSVNREGVVVLSAPRFFSQRAIKEALAKHEGWIAKHRARRLESIERAKALYAERAGLVPFFGEWIAPPSDPIGFYRNEARAFFTKECDRLAAAIGVAFNRIRIGDQKSRYGSCSAKGTLSFSWRIVKAPLFVARYIAAHEVAHLMHMNHKSVFYDCVASVAPDYKEAEKWLAKNGDFLRFDPC; this is encoded by the coding sequence ATGGAACAAGAGATCGTTATCGTTCGTAAAAGCGCGATCAAACGCTGGCGGTTGAGCGTGAATCGCGAGGGCGTAGTCGTGTTGTCGGCGCCGCGTTTTTTTTCGCAAAGAGCGATTAAAGAGGCGCTGGCAAAACACGAGGGGTGGATCGCCAAACACAGAGCGCGGCGTTTAGAATCGATCGAAAGAGCGAAGGCGCTTTACGCCGAGCGCGCCGGTTTGGTCCCGTTTTTTGGCGAGTGGATCGCGCCGCCAAGCGATCCAATCGGTTTTTATCGCAACGAGGCGCGGGCGTTTTTTACCAAAGAGTGCGATCGCCTTGCCGCCGCGATCGGCGTAGCGTTCAACAGGATCAGAATCGGCGATCAAAAAAGCCGCTACGGCAGTTGCTCCGCCAAAGGAACGCTTAGTTTTAGCTGGCGAATCGTTAAAGCGCCGCTTTTTGTCGCTAGATACATTGCCGCTCACGAGGTTGCGCATCTTATGCATATGAACCACAAGAGCGTTTTCTACGATTGCGTCGCGTCTGTCGCCCCCGATTATAAAGAGGCGGAAAAATGGCTCGCCAAAAACGGCGATTTTCTTAGGTTCGATCCGTGCTGA
- a CDS encoding DUF2393 family protein has protein sequence MLEQLAETLDKLSSNPTIIRLIALSDELLYSLTPYHLAVFGAVFAALILCLIISASLSGRPSLSLIFQMCALGILVVGPVAGYFWVERRYKPFAIENPTILNLYYQEKAIVFGEALNTGDKPLDECRVKIIAYEPPNGTLDYLRKLARPTATGEIKLKNAIYPDERRKFEIELDGVKYDQNLTLSINIRCR, from the coding sequence GTGTTGGAACAACTCGCCGAAACGCTCGATAAACTATCCTCTAACCCTACGATAATCCGCTTAATCGCGTTAAGCGACGAGCTTTTATACTCGCTTACCCCTTATCATCTCGCGGTCTTCGGCGCGGTCTTCGCGGCGTTAATTTTATGCCTGATTATCTCCGCGTCGCTTTCTGGTCGTCCGTCGTTATCGCTTATATTTCAAATGTGCGCTCTTGGAATACTCGTCGTCGGACCTGTTGCGGGATATTTCTGGGTCGAGAGGCGTTATAAACCTTTTGCGATTGAAAATCCGACGATTCTTAATCTTTACTACCAAGAAAAAGCGATTGTTTTCGGCGAGGCGTTAAATACGGGCGACAAACCGCTAGACGAGTGCCGCGTAAAGATAATAGCTTACGAACCGCCAAACGGAACGCTAGATTATCTGCGAAAATTAGCGCGTCCGACGGCGACGGGCGAGATCAAACTGAAAAACGCGATCTACCCCGACGAAAGACGTAAGTTTGAAATCGAGCTAGACGGCGTGAAATACGATCAAAACCTCACGCTTTCAATAAATATACGTTGCCGCTGA
- a CDS encoding prohibitin family protein gives MPADMNDYFKKGNGNTPRPPVTPPDFIKNLSGKSAAIYIVIAIAVLLFLARPFVIINSGEVGILATLGKYQESPLGPGFHLIIPFAQKAIIQDTRMRVANYSAAELVKTDQRGISERPPISVLDSRGLTVDVEITIQYELKADKAPYAIATLGSNWEEKVIAPAARDVVRSVIGNFAAEELPLKRNEIATTIETKMRDSIEKIEEQPINLIGVQLRGIALPIRIKEQIEQVQVARQEAEKSRNMVEQAKQEAFRKAEEARGLAEAERIAAQGRADRTRIEAEAQAKANSLIAASLTNNLLTLRQIEVQGKFNEALQINKDAKIFLTPGGATPNIWVDTKDAQRASSVTSTAR, from the coding sequence ATGCCAGCGGATATGAACGACTACTTTAAGAAAGGCAACGGCAATACGCCGCGCCCTCCCGTAACGCCGCCAGATTTCATTAAAAACTTAAGCGGTAAAAGCGCGGCGATCTATATCGTAATCGCGATCGCGGTTTTGCTGTTTTTGGCGCGTCCGTTTGTGATTATAAATTCGGGCGAAGTGGGTATTTTGGCTACGCTAGGCAAATATCAGGAAAGCCCGCTTGGTCCGGGATTTCACCTGATTATCCCTTTCGCGCAAAAGGCGATCATTCAAGATACGCGAATGCGCGTAGCCAATTACAGCGCCGCGGAACTTGTTAAAACCGATCAGCGCGGGATCAGCGAGCGACCGCCGATTTCGGTGCTGGACTCTCGCGGTTTAACGGTGGATGTGGAGATCACAATCCAATACGAGCTTAAAGCCGACAAAGCGCCTTACGCGATCGCCACGTTAGGCTCAAATTGGGAAGAGAAGGTGATCGCGCCTGCCGCTAGGGACGTGGTGCGAAGCGTGATCGGCAATTTCGCCGCCGAAGAGCTTCCGTTAAAACGCAACGAGATCGCGACGACAATCGAAACTAAAATGCGCGATTCCATCGAGAAGATCGAGGAGCAGCCGATCAATTTAATCGGCGTTCAGCTACGCGGAATCGCGCTTCCGATAAGGATCAAAGAGCAGATCGAGCAGGTGCAGGTGGCGCGGCAGGAAGCCGAAAAATCGCGCAATATGGTAGAGCAGGCAAAGCAAGAGGCGTTCAGAAAAGCGGAAGAGGCGCGAGGGTTAGCCGAAGCCGAAAGGATCGCCGCTCAAGGCAGAGCCGATCGCACGCGAATCGAGGCGGAAGCGCAGGCGAAGGCAAACTCGTTGATCGCCGCTTCGCTGACTAACAATCTGCTTACATTGCGCCAAATCGAGGTGCAGGGCAAATTCAACGAGGCGCTTCAAATCAATAAAGACGCTAAGATATTCCTAACGCCCGGCGGCGCGACGCCAAATATCTGGGTGGATACCAAAGACGCTCAACGAGCCTCGTCGGTAACTTCGACGGCAAGATAA